In one Streptomyces sp. NBC_01241 genomic region, the following are encoded:
- a CDS encoding MFS transporter, whose amino-acid sequence MADPSTSTAPQDAVDASAVDRAATYRTIAWRVMPLLVICYIVSFIDRTNIGIAQHGLERDLGFGSAVYGLGVTLFFVGFILFEVPSSALLARLGARKTLVRIMVSWGVVTLATSLVHNEITFYVARFLLGVTEAGFFPGALYFLSRWFPSARRTRMTAVFFAGVPVSGVLGSLMSGAIMKAFDGGTRIADWQWLFIIEGIPPILLAGAVLLWLVDEPEQARWLTPAQRAAVRLDLDADQQRKKAEQTAGKGHGGLLLALRDPKVWIIGLCACGAYTLANAVSFWTPRIIADAGVGDVLDLGFFSALPPLFGIVVMLIVGRHSDRTLERRWHAALSWTVAALAMVAISVSGDDVAVVVVLLAILAAAHYSGLTVFYSIPSIYLSERAAATGIALVTSMGSFAAAASPSLLGFIQASTGSLSLGLQISAGIVLLAVVLLLVGVKAKDLREQRPS is encoded by the coding sequence GTGGCCGACCCCTCGACCTCCACCGCACCACAGGACGCAGTCGACGCCTCCGCAGTCGACCGCGCCGCGACCTATCGCACCATCGCCTGGCGCGTCATGCCGCTCCTGGTCATCTGTTACATCGTCAGCTTCATCGACCGCACCAACATCGGAATCGCCCAGCACGGGCTCGAGCGGGACCTCGGCTTCGGCTCCGCCGTCTACGGCCTCGGCGTGACCCTGTTCTTCGTCGGTTTCATCCTCTTCGAAGTACCGAGCAGCGCTCTACTGGCCCGGCTCGGGGCCCGCAAGACGCTCGTGCGCATCATGGTGTCCTGGGGCGTCGTCACCCTCGCAACCTCACTGGTCCACAACGAGATCACCTTCTACGTCGCGAGGTTCCTCCTCGGCGTCACGGAGGCCGGCTTCTTCCCCGGAGCCCTCTACTTCCTCTCGCGCTGGTTCCCCTCCGCACGGCGTACGCGCATGACCGCGGTGTTCTTCGCGGGCGTCCCCGTCTCCGGTGTCCTGGGCTCCCTCATGTCCGGCGCCATCATGAAGGCCTTCGACGGCGGCACGCGGATCGCGGACTGGCAGTGGCTGTTCATCATCGAGGGGATTCCCCCGATCCTGCTCGCCGGCGCCGTCCTGCTGTGGCTCGTCGACGAACCCGAGCAGGCACGCTGGCTGACTCCCGCCCAGCGGGCGGCCGTCCGTCTGGACCTGGACGCGGACCAGCAGCGCAAGAAGGCCGAGCAGACGGCCGGCAAGGGACACGGCGGGCTGCTGCTCGCCCTGAGAGACCCCAAGGTGTGGATCATCGGCCTCTGCGCCTGCGGGGCCTACACGCTCGCCAACGCCGTGTCGTTCTGGACGCCGCGGATCATTGCCGACGCGGGCGTCGGGGATGTCCTCGACCTGGGCTTTTTCTCCGCCCTGCCGCCCTTGTTCGGCATCGTCGTCATGCTGATCGTGGGACGGCACTCCGACCGCACCCTGGAACGCCGCTGGCACGCGGCCCTCAGCTGGACCGTCGCGGCCCTGGCCATGGTGGCGATCTCGGTGTCCGGAGACGATGTCGCCGTGGTCGTGGTGCTCCTGGCGATCCTGGCCGCGGCCCACTATTCGGGCCTCACCGTCTTCTACTCCATCCCCTCCATCTACCTGAGCGAACGCGCGGCGGCCACCGGAATCGCGCTCGTCACCTCGATGGGGTCCTTCGCGGCGGCCGCGTCGCCATCCCTGCTCGGATTCATCCAGGCCAGCACCGGCAGCCTGTCGCTCGGCCTGCAGATCAGCGCCGGGATTGTGCTGCTCGCCGTCGTCCTGCTGCTGGTCGGGGTCAAGGCGAAGGACTTGCGAGAACAACGCCCCTCCTGA
- a CDS encoding MarR family winged helix-turn-helix transcriptional regulator produces the protein MVKRDDGRDLAPISELLSYRLSRTSSALSRSAALRYRREFDVSLGEWRTLALIAADPTLTLNRLARRAGLDKAQMSRVVRGLVERGLVNRTEGVGRSRQLALTNSGVEVYRGLIEAANERDAAFAALLSDEEAQVLGRALEKLADLALSLERREREHLDED, from the coding sequence ATGGTGAAACGTGACGACGGCCGAGACCTTGCGCCGATCTCCGAGCTGCTGTCTTACCGGCTCTCGCGGACGTCCTCGGCCCTGTCGCGCAGTGCGGCGCTCAGGTACCGCCGCGAGTTCGACGTGAGTCTCGGTGAGTGGCGCACCCTCGCCCTGATCGCGGCCGATCCGACGCTGACGCTCAACCGGCTGGCCCGACGGGCCGGTCTGGACAAGGCCCAGATGAGCCGCGTCGTCCGCGGCCTGGTCGAACGCGGCCTCGTGAACCGCACCGAGGGGGTGGGCCGCAGCCGACAGTTGGCCCTCACTAATTCCGGGGTCGAGGTCTACCGGGGCCTCATCGAGGCCGCGAACGAGCGGGACGCGGCTTTCGCTGCGCTGCTCTCCGACGAGGAGGCGCAGGTCCTGGGGCGCGCCCTGGAGAAGCTGGCCGACCTGGCACTGTCCCTGGAGCGGCGGGAGCGGGAGCACCTCGATGAAGATTAG
- a CDS encoding hydroxymethylglutaryl-CoA lyase: MTDTVTICECFARDGLQHEPTFVPTTTKIALLETFADAGFRRIEATSYSHPKWVPAFADAGEVLAGVTHRPGVAFKATCPNPRAVERAMSDLDRGVGAEELSLLVSASESHTQKNLRTTRAQQWERVEEMVALADGRFRLVGVVSVAFGCPFEGRVDPGRVAEDVARFADLGADAVTLGDTTGVATPAAVAALFNRLDRAHPGLAVISHFHNTRGTAIANAVAALEAGCRHFDSAFGGVGGHPSKIGYGAGLTGNVCTEDLVCLFDAMGVDTGIDLDALAAASRACEEALGRPLHSMVARAGFRRSAAAA, from the coding sequence ATGACCGACACGGTCACCATCTGTGAGTGCTTCGCCCGGGACGGGCTGCAACACGAACCCACGTTCGTGCCGACCACAACAAAAATCGCCCTGCTGGAAACATTTGCCGATGCGGGCTTCCGCCGTATCGAGGCGACCAGTTACAGCCATCCGAAGTGGGTGCCCGCCTTCGCCGACGCCGGTGAGGTCCTGGCAGGTGTCACCCACCGACCCGGCGTGGCGTTCAAGGCGACGTGCCCCAATCCAAGGGCGGTCGAACGGGCCATGAGCGACCTCGACCGCGGCGTGGGCGCCGAGGAACTGAGCCTGCTGGTATCGGCCAGTGAGAGCCACACGCAGAAGAACCTGCGCACCACACGGGCGCAGCAGTGGGAGCGTGTCGAGGAGATGGTCGCCCTGGCGGACGGCCGCTTCCGGCTGGTGGGCGTGGTGTCCGTCGCGTTCGGCTGCCCCTTCGAGGGGCGCGTCGATCCCGGACGCGTCGCCGAGGACGTCGCCCGCTTCGCCGACCTCGGCGCGGACGCCGTCACCCTGGGGGACACCACGGGCGTCGCCACCCCCGCCGCCGTCGCCGCCCTCTTCAACCGCCTGGACCGGGCCCACCCCGGCCTTGCGGTGATCTCCCACTTCCACAACACCCGCGGAACGGCCATTGCCAACGCGGTCGCCGCCCTGGAGGCCGGCTGCCGCCACTTCGACAGCGCCTTCGGAGGCGTCGGCGGCCATCCGTCGAAGATCGGCTACGGAGCCGGCCTCACTGGAAACGTCTGCACCGAGGACCTGGTGTGCCTGTTCGACGCGATGGGCGTGGACACCGGTATCGACCTGGACGCGCTCGCCGCCGCATCCCGGGCCTGCGAGGAGGCACTGGGCCGCCCCCTGCACAGCATGGTGGCCCGCGCCGGATTCCGGCGCTCCGCCGCCGCAGCCTGA
- a CDS encoding enoyl-CoA hydratase/isomerase family protein, with amino-acid sequence MTVTTSGQPTDADAAATDVLLVEDRGPVRVLTLNRPDKLNALDTALTRALSTALTAAEDDTQVRAVVLTGAGRAFCAGADLSEFSALTPDQPEAVLERAALTAHVQTQMQRMGTPVISAVRGAAVGGGAGLAIGADMTVVGTDLKFGYPELRHSIVPALVMTGLQRHLGRKLAFELVSTGRLLAAAEALEHGLANRVVDPDDVVESALGTAQQWAAVEPRALRAAKDLFYRVADLPTEAAMRAGQDVNALMRGFRR; translated from the coding sequence GTGACTGTCACGACCAGCGGGCAGCCGACCGACGCGGACGCAGCCGCCACCGACGTACTGCTCGTCGAGGACCGAGGACCCGTCCGCGTCCTCACCCTCAACCGCCCCGACAAGCTCAACGCCCTCGACACCGCGCTCACCCGCGCCCTGAGCACCGCGCTCACCGCGGCCGAGGACGACACCCAGGTACGCGCCGTCGTCCTCACCGGCGCAGGGCGCGCCTTCTGCGCGGGCGCCGACCTCTCGGAGTTCTCGGCCCTCACCCCCGATCAGCCGGAGGCCGTCCTCGAACGGGCGGCACTGACCGCCCACGTACAGACGCAGATGCAGCGGATGGGTACGCCGGTCATCTCCGCCGTGCGCGGTGCCGCCGTGGGCGGCGGCGCCGGACTGGCCATAGGCGCCGACATGACGGTCGTGGGCACGGACCTGAAGTTCGGCTATCCCGAACTGCGGCACTCCATCGTTCCGGCCCTGGTGATGACCGGACTCCAGCGGCATCTGGGCCGCAAGCTCGCCTTCGAGCTCGTCAGTACGGGACGGCTGCTGGCCGCCGCCGAGGCCCTGGAGCACGGCCTGGCCAATCGCGTCGTGGATCCGGACGACGTGGTCGAGTCCGCGCTCGGGACGGCGCAGCAGTGGGCCGCTGTCGAGCCCCGCGCCCTCCGCGCGGCGAAGGACCTGTTCTACCGTGTCGCGGACCTGCCCACCGAGGCGGCGATGCGGGCAGGCCAGGACGTCAACGCGCTGATGCGGGGGTTTCGCCGGTGA
- a CDS encoding CaiB/BaiF CoA transferase family protein: MNESTTPGPLDGITVLDFSRVLAAPMATQILAEQGATVIKVERPGGGDETRSFEPRLPHGESAYFFAFNRGKRSVTLDLKDPRGRDAARRLAARADIVVENFLPGAMARLGLGYDDLSAANPGLVYISATGFGQSGPDRLRKGYDTVFQALSGVMAMTGEPDGPPSKTGIPVADMTSGLWIAIAALTGLAGRGVTGRGRHFDVSMMDVQLSLHALNAARLFALDEDPVRTGTQHPGRVPSAAFRTADGGWLHISGSDQHWSPLCSVLGLAELGADPDLRHNTGRVAQRDRVMDALRTAIAGRDREPLLKELRAADVPAGEIRGVREALTAPQAQARGVVTDFEHPTEGTFKALRTPLRETGGEPVPAGTPPLLGADTETVLAQFAGLDDREIEGLRAAGVI, from the coding sequence GTGAACGAGAGCACCACGCCCGGCCCACTCGACGGCATCACCGTCCTCGACTTCTCTCGCGTCCTCGCGGCCCCGATGGCCACCCAGATCCTCGCCGAACAGGGAGCCACGGTCATCAAGGTCGAACGCCCGGGCGGCGGCGACGAGACCCGCAGCTTCGAACCCCGCCTGCCGCACGGCGAGAGCGCCTACTTCTTCGCCTTCAACCGCGGCAAGCGCTCGGTCACCCTGGACCTCAAGGACCCCCGCGGCCGTGACGCCGCCCGCCGGCTTGCCGCCCGGGCCGACATCGTCGTGGAGAACTTCCTCCCCGGTGCCATGGCGCGACTGGGACTGGGATACGACGATCTCAGCGCCGCCAATCCGGGGCTCGTGTACATCTCCGCCACCGGTTTCGGACAGAGCGGCCCCGACCGCCTGCGCAAGGGCTACGACACCGTCTTCCAAGCGCTGTCCGGTGTCATGGCAATGACCGGTGAGCCCGACGGCCCGCCCAGCAAGACGGGGATCCCGGTGGCGGACATGACATCCGGTCTCTGGATCGCCATCGCCGCCCTCACCGGCCTGGCCGGCCGCGGCGTCACCGGACGCGGCCGCCACTTCGACGTCTCCATGATGGACGTACAGCTCAGTCTGCACGCCCTCAACGCGGCCCGGCTGTTCGCCCTCGACGAGGACCCGGTGCGTACCGGCACCCAGCACCCCGGGCGTGTCCCGTCCGCGGCCTTCCGCACCGCTGACGGCGGATGGCTGCACATCAGCGGAAGCGATCAGCACTGGTCGCCGCTGTGCTCCGTGCTCGGCCTGGCCGAACTCGGAGCCGACCCGGACCTGCGGCACAACACGGGACGTGTCGCCCAGCGCGACCGCGTCATGGACGCCCTGCGCACGGCCATCGCCGGACGGGACCGCGAACCGCTCCTGAAGGAACTGCGCGCCGCCGACGTCCCGGCCGGGGAGATCCGCGGCGTCCGCGAGGCCCTGACGGCCCCTCAAGCACAGGCACGGGGCGTGGTCACCGACTTCGAGCACCCCACCGAAGGCACCTTCAAAGCCCTGCGCACGCCGCTGCGAGAGACCGGCGGCGAGCCCGTGCCCGCCGGCACCCCACCACTGCTGGGCGCCGACACCGAAACCGTCCTCGCGCAGTTCGCCGGACTAGACGACCGCGAGATCGAGGGCCTGCGGGCCGCGGGAGTGATCTGA
- a CDS encoding enoyl-CoA hydratase/isomerase family protein, which produces MSCVVADGIARVELARPGARNAVDLPMCRELRSVFEELDADDDVRVVLLSAQGPAFCAGADLKERSGRDAAWVRRRRLASFAAYEAIEQCRHPVVALLHGAVVGSGGEITLAADFAVAAESTTFRFPEPHWGTVGATQRLQRAIGKRRAKELLFTGRAMAAAEALDLGVVSRVVPDDLLAQTGADVAATIAKAPPLAIALTKRAVDLGGETDLDRGIRIEMAAIEQCLSDGGWRDGVDRFARGGLDNSVTSEVEQR; this is translated from the coding sequence GTGAGTTGCGTGGTCGCGGACGGCATCGCCCGCGTCGAACTGGCCCGGCCCGGCGCCCGTAACGCCGTCGACCTGCCGATGTGCCGGGAGCTGCGGTCCGTCTTCGAGGAACTCGACGCGGACGATGACGTACGCGTGGTACTCCTGTCCGCCCAGGGGCCCGCCTTCTGTGCTGGGGCCGACCTCAAGGAACGGTCCGGCCGGGACGCCGCCTGGGTCCGCCGCAGGCGGCTCGCCTCCTTCGCCGCCTACGAGGCCATCGAACAGTGCCGCCACCCGGTCGTCGCCCTCCTGCACGGTGCGGTCGTGGGATCCGGTGGTGAGATCACCCTGGCCGCAGACTTCGCCGTCGCCGCGGAGAGCACCACGTTCCGCTTCCCCGAACCGCACTGGGGCACGGTCGGCGCCACCCAGCGCCTGCAACGGGCCATCGGCAAGCGCCGCGCCAAGGAGCTCCTCTTCACCGGACGTGCCATGGCCGCCGCCGAGGCCCTCGACCTGGGCGTCGTCTCCCGCGTCGTACCCGATGACCTGCTGGCACAGACCGGTGCGGATGTCGCGGCCACCATCGCGAAGGCGCCGCCGCTGGCCATCGCGCTGACCAAGCGAGCCGTCGACCTCGGCGGCGAGACCGATCTCGACCGCGGCATCAGAATCGAGATGGCGGCCATCGAACAGTGCCTGTCCGACGGCGGCTGGCGCGACGGCGTCGACCGGTTCGCCCGCGGCGGCCTTGACAACTCCGTGACCAGCGAGGTGGAGCAGCGATGA
- a CDS encoding AMP-binding protein, with the protein MNLRQTCPLTAHEALERAALLAPDVEAVVTAEERLTYGALAAEVTRIRAALAAAGIGPGDRVGLCLGNGPRWVALFVALGSVGAVTVPVNTRYTADEVEHTLTHAKVSTLFVADRVLRVDFLAILSALGLGADGTATSARLPDLKRVVVCGEEVPGWATPWPRFLSEATGQVPATGTPDDILLVQYTSGTTSRPKGVLLTQRSMCADAFFSGARLGLRPGDRFHSARPFFHVAGSTLSVLASIQHATTLVTMPKFEPAEALRLLESERCTHFSGNDTIALMLLNHPDRAHRTLHLRGAWVAASATVIRRVIDELGAAECVAGYGLSEASPNVSQSCWWEDDEVRASGAMQVQPGVEVRIRAADGTRDCAPDEPGSILVRGWNVMQGYLDAPEETAAVIDSDGWLATGDVGALDATGRLHFMGRTKDIIRVGGENVAPADVEDTLHRHPRIRQAVVVGVPDERLVEVPFAFVVLTEPGTTEDELIAWARTRMAGFKVPRYLRIVDGFEDIGMTASSKVQKNRLAAHGRTLLAQQDHEVSA; encoded by the coding sequence ATGAACCTCAGGCAGACATGTCCCCTGACCGCCCACGAGGCACTGGAGCGCGCCGCGCTTCTCGCCCCCGACGTGGAGGCCGTGGTCACCGCCGAGGAACGCCTCACCTACGGTGCGCTCGCCGCCGAGGTCACCCGGATCCGGGCCGCTCTCGCCGCCGCCGGCATCGGCCCGGGCGACCGTGTCGGGCTGTGTCTTGGCAACGGCCCCCGCTGGGTCGCCCTGTTCGTCGCCCTGGGATCGGTCGGCGCGGTGACCGTTCCCGTCAACACCCGTTACACCGCCGACGAGGTGGAGCACACCCTCACCCACGCCAAGGTCTCCACCCTGTTCGTCGCCGACCGAGTGCTGCGCGTCGACTTCCTCGCCATCCTGAGCGCTCTCGGCCTCGGCGCGGACGGCACCGCCACCAGCGCCCGCCTGCCCGACCTGAAACGGGTCGTCGTGTGCGGGGAAGAGGTGCCCGGCTGGGCGACGCCATGGCCGCGGTTCCTGTCCGAAGCAACCGGCCAGGTCCCCGCGACCGGTACCCCGGACGACATCCTGCTCGTCCAATACACCTCCGGCACGACCTCCCGACCCAAGGGCGTACTGCTCACCCAGCGCAGTATGTGCGCCGACGCGTTCTTCTCCGGCGCCCGCCTCGGCCTGCGCCCCGGGGACCGCTTCCACAGCGCCCGGCCCTTCTTCCACGTCGCCGGGAGCACCCTGTCCGTGCTGGCGTCCATCCAGCACGCCACCACCCTGGTCACGATGCCGAAGTTCGAGCCGGCCGAGGCGCTGCGGCTGCTGGAGAGCGAACGGTGCACCCACTTCTCCGGCAACGACACCATCGCCCTCATGCTGCTCAACCACCCCGACCGCGCCCACCGCACGCTCCATCTGCGCGGCGCGTGGGTCGCGGCCTCCGCCACCGTCATCCGCAGGGTGATCGATGAGCTGGGCGCGGCCGAGTGCGTCGCCGGATACGGGCTGTCGGAAGCCTCTCCGAACGTCTCCCAGTCCTGCTGGTGGGAGGACGACGAGGTGAGGGCATCCGGCGCGATGCAGGTGCAACCCGGCGTCGAGGTCCGCATCCGCGCCGCGGACGGCACCCGGGACTGCGCTCCGGACGAGCCCGGCTCGATCCTGGTACGCGGATGGAACGTCATGCAGGGCTACCTGGACGCCCCCGAGGAGACCGCGGCGGTCATCGACTCCGACGGCTGGCTGGCCACTGGCGACGTCGGAGCGCTCGACGCCACCGGACGCCTGCACTTCATGGGGCGGACCAAGGACATCATCCGGGTCGGCGGCGAGAACGTCGCACCGGCCGACGTGGAGGACACCCTCCACCGCCATCCGCGTATCCGGCAGGCCGTCGTGGTCGGTGTTCCCGACGAACGGCTGGTCGAGGTGCCGTTCGCGTTCGTCGTCCTTACCGAGCCGGGCACCACCGAGGACGAGCTGATCGCCTGGGCGCGTACCCGCATGGCGGGCTTCAAGGTTCCACGGTATCTGCGCATCGTGGACGGCTTCGAGGACATCGGCATGACCGCCAGCTCCAAGGTCCAGAAGAACCGGCTCGCCGCACACGGCCGCACCCTTCTCGCCCAGCAGGACCACGAGGTATCGGCATGA
- a CDS encoding NAD(P)H-dependent flavin oxidoreductase gives MTSIPTPVTGLLGVRLPVIQAGMSWASSSSALPLAVTRAGGLGVVAAGPMRLDDLARVLDEMAAGTDDPWGVNLPLYRAGADDVIDLLLERRPPVLIASQGGPRRYLERFHDVGTVCLHVVAGVEHARKAADAGVDGLVVVGGEAGGHPPPAMVATQVLVRAVVSAVEGLPVVASGGVADGAGLAAMLALGAGAAQFGTRFLATEEATVHPEYKEVVLAAGVEDTRTVGHGLGLIRAVENDFTVRMQRLEESAAELGVRRKEFQSASLKDAALHGRVREGKVEAGQSAGLIDAVLPATAVVERIVAEYRTALTRLPLPVATEVRPLIVEGAGHGPAPASRA, from the coding sequence ATGACCAGTATCCCCACCCCGGTCACCGGCCTGCTCGGCGTCCGTCTCCCGGTGATCCAGGCGGGCATGTCCTGGGCCTCGTCCAGCTCGGCCCTGCCCCTCGCGGTCACCCGGGCCGGCGGGCTGGGCGTCGTCGCCGCGGGACCCATGCGTCTGGACGACCTCGCTCGCGTGCTCGACGAGATGGCCGCGGGAACCGACGACCCCTGGGGGGTCAATCTGCCGCTCTACCGGGCGGGGGCCGACGACGTCATCGATCTGCTCCTCGAGCGGCGTCCACCGGTGCTGATCGCGTCCCAGGGCGGACCGCGCCGCTACCTGGAACGGTTCCACGACGTCGGTACCGTCTGTCTGCACGTCGTGGCCGGCGTCGAGCATGCCCGCAAGGCTGCCGACGCGGGAGTCGACGGTCTGGTCGTCGTCGGCGGGGAGGCCGGCGGGCACCCGCCGCCCGCGATGGTGGCCACGCAGGTCCTCGTGCGGGCTGTGGTCTCGGCCGTCGAGGGCCTTCCGGTGGTCGCCTCCGGTGGTGTGGCGGACGGTGCCGGGCTGGCCGCGATGCTGGCCCTGGGAGCGGGCGCCGCCCAGTTCGGCACACGGTTCCTCGCCACCGAGGAAGCGACCGTGCATCCCGAGTACAAGGAGGTGGTCCTCGCTGCCGGGGTGGAGGACACCCGCACGGTCGGACACGGCCTCGGCCTCATCCGCGCTGTCGAGAACGACTTCACCGTCCGCATGCAGCGTCTTGAGGAGTCTGCCGCCGAACTCGGCGTACGGCGCAAGGAGTTCCAGTCCGCCAGTCTCAAGGACGCCGCCCTGCACGGCCGCGTGCGTGAGGGCAAGGTCGAGGCAGGGCAATCCGCGGGTCTGATCGACGCGGTTCTCCCCGCCACCGCCGTCGTCGAGCGCATCGTCGCCGAGTACCGGACCGCGCTCACCCGTCTGCCTCTGCCTGTGGCCACCGAGGTGCGGCCTTTGATAGTCGAGGGAGCCGGGCACGGGCCCGCGCCGGCGTCAAGGGCCTGA
- a CDS encoding DDE-type integrase/transposase/recombinase, with translation MPTAEGWLYLAGWLDLATREVIGYSMADHHRADLVVDPLDMAANLGRLEPGCVIHSDRGSEYTSTQLGSKICQLECRQSMGRTGICYDNAAAESFWAVLKEEIGTRFWPDRATARAEIFAFIETFYNRRRLRKHIVWGYLTPHETRLRHQREQALAA, from the coding sequence ATCCCCACCGCCGAGGGCTGGCTCTACCTCGCCGGCTGGCTCGACCTGGCCACACGGGAGGTGATCGGCTACTCGATGGCCGACCACCACCGCGCCGACCTCGTCGTCGACCCCCTGGACATGGCCGCCAACCTGGGCCGCCTGGAACCCGGCTGCGTGATCCACTCGGACCGCGGATCCGAGTACACCTCCACCCAACTTGGCTCAAAAATCTGCCAGTTGGAATGCCGCCAGAGCATGGGGCGGACTGGAATCTGCTACGACAACGCCGCCGCCGAGAGCTTCTGGGCCGTCCTCAAGGAAGAGATCGGCACTCGCTTCTGGCCGGACCGGGCCACCGCCCGCGCCGAGATCTTCGCGTTCATCGAGACCTTCTACAACCGCCGCAGGCTCCGCAAGCACATCGTGTGGGGATACCTCACACCCCACGAAACGCGCCTGCGTCACCAGCGGGAACAAGCCCTCGCGGCATAA
- a CDS encoding transposase, whose protein sequence is MTDVMSDIKAGEAAVGALDAVDDSLVAELVARAQAGGVKLTGEGGLLAELTRKVLESALEGELTDHLGHEPGERVEGGRENYRNGHRSKTVTTEVGPVEIAVPRDRAGTFEPQLVKKRQRRLGGVDEMVLSLSAKGLTHGEISAHLAEVYGTEVSKTTVSTITDSVMAGMAEWQNRPLDSGRFLAVIANHGNCDAMPQSCMTSDGVRSPRTIRGRSLS, encoded by the coding sequence ATGACTGACGTGATGAGTGACATCAAGGCCGGGGAGGCCGCCGTGGGTGCGCTGGATGCTGTGGATGACAGTCTGGTTGCCGAACTGGTGGCCCGGGCCCAGGCCGGCGGAGTGAAGCTGACCGGCGAGGGCGGCCTTCTGGCGGAGCTGACGCGCAAGGTGCTGGAGTCCGCGCTGGAGGGTGAGCTGACCGACCACCTCGGACACGAGCCCGGTGAACGGGTCGAGGGCGGCCGGGAGAATTACCGCAACGGCCACCGGTCCAAGACCGTGACCACCGAGGTCGGCCCGGTGGAGATCGCGGTGCCGCGGGACCGGGCGGGCACGTTCGAACCGCAGCTGGTCAAGAAGCGCCAGCGGCGCCTGGGCGGCGTGGACGAGATGGTCCTGTCCCTGTCCGCGAAGGGCCTTACCCACGGCGAGATCTCCGCCCACCTGGCCGAGGTCTACGGCACGGAGGTCTCCAAGACCACTGTCTCCACGATCACCGACAGCGTGATGGCCGGCATGGCCGAATGGCAGAACCGTCCCCTGGACAGCGGGCGGTTTCTAGCGGTGATTGCGAATCACGGAAACTGTGATGCTATGCCCCAGTCTTGCATGACCTCGGACGGAGTACGGTCTCCCAGGACCATTCGGGGGCGCTCGTTGAGCTGA
- a CDS encoding transposase, whose translation MGSKYTKRYSEEYKRDAVELVCSSGRTVTDVAWQLDVSAESLRAWVKKAKAAEVTETGGKGLYSERWDSVDCFYRRPAVSRPSKVMSKAWSAAFQRMVQRLLPVPLGSRLITAR comes from the coding sequence GTGGGAAGCAAGTACACGAAGCGGTACTCGGAAGAGTACAAACGGGACGCGGTCGAGCTCGTGTGCTCGTCAGGGCGGACGGTGACCGACGTCGCCTGGCAACTCGACGTCAGTGCCGAGAGCCTGCGCGCCTGGGTCAAGAAGGCCAAGGCCGCCGAGGTCACGGAGACCGGCGGAAAGGGTCTGTACAGCGAACGGTGGGACTCGGTTGATTGTTTCTACCGGCGTCCGGCAGTGAGCCGGCCGTCGAAGGTGATGTCGAAGGCTTGGAGTGCGGCTTTCCAGCGCATGGTCCAGCGCTTGCTTCCGGTGCCCTTGGGGTCCAGGCTCATCACCGCGAGGTAG